One region of Luteolibacter yonseiensis genomic DNA includes:
- a CDS encoding spermine synthase, whose product MKITRTLATSTTPDGERITLHEHDGHHFLKVAGLQLMSTTASSSEEQMAELSCANLPAQARVLIGGLGFGFTLKRVLALTGPDAVVDVAELLPVIVEWNREFLHEVNGQLLDDPRVRIHVRDVYELIDGCGNERYDTILLDVDNGPDPFVQDVNERLYQKPGIERIKQALRPGGRVIFWSAHPDKSFAKSLQGAFRNVECIPAKAYPKAKRFTHTLFVADRT is encoded by the coding sequence ATGAAAATCACCCGCACCCTCGCCACCAGCACGACACCCGATGGGGAACGCATCACGCTCCACGAGCACGACGGGCATCATTTCCTCAAGGTGGCAGGCCTGCAACTGATGAGCACCACGGCCTCCTCCTCGGAGGAACAGATGGCGGAACTGTCATGTGCGAATCTCCCCGCGCAAGCCCGCGTGCTGATCGGGGGCCTGGGATTCGGCTTCACGTTGAAACGGGTGCTCGCCCTGACCGGGCCTGATGCCGTGGTGGATGTGGCGGAACTGCTGCCCGTGATCGTGGAGTGGAATCGGGAATTCCTTCATGAGGTGAATGGCCAGCTGCTGGACGATCCACGCGTGAGAATCCACGTGCGGGACGTTTACGAACTGATCGACGGTTGCGGAAACGAACGCTACGACACGATCTTGCTCGATGTGGACAACGGGCCGGACCCGTTTGTCCAGGATGTGAACGAGAGATTGTACCAGAAGCCCGGAATCGAGCGGATCAAGCAGGCGCTGCGTCCGGGCGGGCGCGTGATTTTCTGGTCCGCGCATCCGGACAAGTCCTTCGCGAAGTCCTTGCAAGGCGCGTTCAGGAATGTGGAGTGCATCCCGGCCAAGGCCTACCCGAAAGCGAAACGCTTCACCCACACGTTGTTCGTGGCCGACCGGACCTGA
- a CDS encoding SprT family zinc-dependent metalloprotease, producing MPQLEFRWTSWFRVLKTPDTPPPKPAREDAGLTAWCAESAKSLALHELARKVRVTWNPRMQTTAGRAWWPDRAIELNPKLRECEPEELWRTLKHELAHLVAYERCGRRRIDPHGIEWQLACSDLGIPGEKPYHTLPFKRRRLKRNHAYVCSNCFAVIHRVRPIKKAVACYDCCRKFNNGAYHDRFRLIKNKLP from the coding sequence ATGCCGCAACTTGAGTTTCGCTGGACTTCGTGGTTCCGCGTCCTGAAGACGCCGGACACTCCGCCGCCGAAGCCGGCACGCGAGGACGCCGGCCTGACCGCCTGGTGCGCGGAGTCCGCGAAGTCCCTCGCCCTCCACGAACTGGCGCGGAAAGTCCGCGTGACATGGAACCCGCGCATGCAGACCACCGCCGGCCGCGCCTGGTGGCCGGACCGTGCCATCGAACTCAATCCCAAGCTCCGGGAGTGCGAACCAGAGGAGCTCTGGCGCACGCTGAAGCATGAACTCGCCCACCTCGTCGCCTACGAACGCTGCGGACGCAGACGCATTGATCCCCACGGCATCGAATGGCAGCTCGCCTGTTCCGATCTGGGGATCCCTGGTGAGAAACCGTATCACACGCTTCCGTTCAAGCGGCGCCGGTTGAAGCGGAACCACGCCTACGTCTGTTCGAACTGCTTCGCGGTCATCCACCGGGTAAGACCGATCAAGAAGGCCGTGGCTTGTTACGACTGCTGCAGGAAATTCAACAACGGCGCGTATCACGACCGCTTCCGCCTCATCAAGAACAAGCTGCCGTAG
- a CDS encoding M6 family metalloprotease domain-containing protein, with product MKKSLLFRQLRLLALFAGGIGSAVAAPYGPDGRETKWTQPDGKVLQLKVFGDEYYGRTETSDGFSVYLNQADKTYYYAVLGADKKSFVSSGTRADAPAPAGLEKHLEQAGEVVDSIIGENHSKFEGDRADRWNKRVDAVQTLRSAAKGAGINRAAVDAAEILAAPVNGSKVGLTILVQFPDDTRTTRVDPTNFPTNREKIVRFCNNVGYTENGNTGSVRDYFSDQSLGALTYTQSVTQIVTLPHPRDYYNYSDYPANQELYEDIGASATEIISDAVVILKQQGFDFSGLSLNGDRILATNVFFAGDDSGAWSFGLWPHQSTVRGEINVGTEEAPLYVGDYQITNLPDTAPVIGTFCHENGHLLLNYPDLYSSKLVPNTNRTEQGVGEHCLMGSANHLNNGKTPGPINAYFKELVGWGNITDMASDDFQKVKLPTTGNVARRILNPADARESFVIENRGNGDKWAQYVPDKGIVIWHIDGKVSGNMSGNPHYQVAVMQADGRRDLERGVNRGDGSDLFDSSDPNFNDTTTPNAKWWDNSNSFIGVKVRSAPGNTMIVDFGALKPNTARVFSPNGGEVLFRGSVFPVTWGANITGNVKIELLKAGALHSVIAANRANDGSFAWTVPTTLVPATDYSIRVSSLTNTVPATDSSNGNFSVTAGTFPAGGEMPYGWSKPSGVQAGWSVTKSEVYEGARCLATNKMGDGKTAGIAYRSHFKAGVVSFYIKVSSELGYDYARFYIDGEEQLINDERGISGNGKWIYVSYPVTAGTHTFKWTYQKDETYGDMQDTVWLDGVTMPATTQEIAVTNPLGEDIVSGASTTVCPSVGVRYSAAPVTFTIRNVGQADLTGISVKTIGANSGDFIVQKLTKTAVSAGQNATFQVVFKPTAVGARTATLQIRSSDGDEGIFSVALNGTGLESSRIGVYQASKALTDNVSIVTFAKTETKNKGQTKTIVVKNTGSAVLDRLAISVSGPKSKDFVVSPTSLAPLAPGASASFNVSFRPTEPKKGKQRDAVINISSNDYATGQFQVLLAGNSDPVKKAKAQAATTLAQAASPSGITRFSVADPAGASVTLKATAGVEVISGKKYRSLTITKNAGVSGTVEVSSNLLDWYSGKKHTTVLIDNATTLKVRDNTPFTSDSKRYIRLR from the coding sequence ATGAAAAAATCCCTACTTTTCCGGCAGCTCCGGCTGTTGGCCCTTTTTGCCGGCGGCATTGGTAGTGCCGTCGCCGCTCCCTACGGTCCGGACGGACGTGAGACCAAGTGGACCCAGCCGGATGGCAAAGTCCTGCAACTGAAGGTGTTCGGTGACGAATACTATGGCCGCACCGAAACCTCCGACGGCTTTTCCGTCTATCTCAACCAAGCTGACAAGACCTATTATTACGCCGTTCTGGGAGCGGATAAAAAGTCGTTCGTGTCTTCCGGCACCCGCGCTGACGCTCCGGCTCCAGCGGGATTGGAAAAACATCTCGAACAGGCGGGGGAGGTGGTCGACTCGATCATCGGTGAAAACCACTCGAAATTCGAAGGAGACCGCGCGGACCGCTGGAACAAGCGCGTGGACGCCGTCCAGACTCTCCGCAGTGCCGCCAAGGGAGCCGGAATCAACAGGGCTGCGGTTGATGCCGCCGAGATCCTCGCCGCCCCCGTGAACGGGTCCAAAGTCGGTCTCACCATCCTGGTCCAGTTTCCGGACGACACGCGGACGACCCGCGTGGATCCGACGAATTTCCCTACGAACCGCGAAAAGATCGTCCGGTTCTGCAACAATGTGGGCTACACTGAAAACGGAAACACCGGTTCGGTTCGGGACTATTTCTCCGACCAATCCTTGGGAGCGCTCACTTATACCCAGTCCGTCACCCAGATCGTCACGCTGCCACACCCGCGTGACTACTACAATTATTCCGACTATCCCGCGAACCAGGAGCTCTACGAGGACATCGGCGCCTCCGCCACCGAGATCATCTCGGATGCGGTTGTGATCCTGAAGCAACAAGGATTTGATTTTTCGGGTCTCTCCTTGAACGGGGACCGGATTCTCGCGACCAACGTCTTTTTCGCCGGTGATGATTCCGGGGCCTGGTCGTTCGGTCTGTGGCCGCACCAATCCACGGTGAGGGGCGAAATCAACGTGGGCACCGAGGAGGCGCCACTTTACGTCGGAGACTACCAGATCACCAACCTCCCGGATACGGCACCGGTGATCGGCACCTTCTGTCACGAAAACGGACACCTGTTGCTCAACTATCCCGATCTCTACTCGAGCAAGCTGGTCCCGAACACAAACCGCACGGAACAGGGGGTCGGTGAACACTGCCTCATGGGATCGGCGAACCATCTCAACAACGGTAAAACTCCCGGTCCGATCAACGCCTACTTCAAGGAGCTGGTGGGCTGGGGGAACATCACCGACATGGCTTCGGATGATTTCCAGAAGGTGAAACTCCCGACCACCGGCAATGTCGCGCGCCGCATTCTCAATCCTGCGGACGCACGGGAGTCTTTCGTCATCGAAAACCGTGGAAACGGGGACAAGTGGGCCCAGTACGTTCCGGACAAAGGAATTGTCATCTGGCACATCGACGGGAAGGTTTCAGGCAACATGAGCGGGAACCCCCATTACCAGGTGGCCGTCATGCAGGCCGACGGCAGGCGGGACCTGGAGCGGGGCGTCAACCGTGGCGATGGTTCGGACCTCTTCGATTCTTCGGATCCGAACTTCAACGATACCACCACCCCGAACGCCAAATGGTGGGATAATTCGAATTCGTTCATCGGGGTCAAGGTCCGCTCGGCGCCGGGCAACACCATGATTGTGGATTTCGGAGCACTCAAGCCGAACACGGCCCGTGTCTTCAGTCCGAACGGAGGCGAGGTGCTTTTCCGTGGCTCGGTCTTCCCGGTGACCTGGGGGGCGAACATCACCGGAAACGTCAAGATCGAGCTCCTCAAGGCCGGCGCGCTCCATTCCGTGATCGCTGCCAACCGGGCGAACGATGGCAGCTTTGCCTGGACCGTTCCCACCACGCTGGTTCCCGCGACCGACTACAGCATCCGCGTCAGCAGTCTTACCAATACGGTGCCGGCCACGGACTCCAGCAATGGGAATTTCTCCGTAACCGCGGGAACCTTCCCTGCGGGGGGGGAGATGCCATACGGCTGGTCCAAACCGTCCGGTGTGCAGGCGGGATGGAGCGTGACGAAGAGCGAAGTTTACGAGGGCGCGCGCTGCCTCGCCACCAACAAGATGGGAGATGGTAAAACGGCGGGCATCGCCTATCGCTCCCATTTCAAAGCCGGCGTGGTAAGCTTCTACATCAAGGTCTCCTCCGAACTTGGCTACGACTACGCGCGTTTCTACATCGACGGTGAGGAGCAGCTGATCAACGATGAGCGGGGCATTTCCGGAAACGGCAAGTGGATCTATGTATCCTACCCCGTCACCGCCGGAACACATACCTTCAAGTGGACCTACCAGAAGGATGAGACCTATGGCGACATGCAGGACACGGTCTGGCTGGACGGTGTCACCATGCCCGCCACCACCCAGGAAATCGCGGTCACGAACCCTCTGGGAGAGGACATCGTCAGCGGTGCCTCCACCACGGTCTGTCCGAGCGTTGGCGTGCGCTACTCCGCCGCACCGGTGACATTCACCATCAGGAACGTCGGACAAGCCGATCTCACGGGCATCTCCGTCAAGACCATCGGTGCCAACAGCGGCGATTTCATCGTCCAGAAGTTGACCAAGACGGCGGTCTCCGCCGGACAAAACGCCACCTTCCAAGTGGTCTTCAAGCCTACGGCCGTCGGAGCGCGCACGGCGACCCTCCAGATCCGCAGCAGCGATGGTGATGAGGGGATCTTCTCCGTCGCTCTCAACGGCACGGGCTTGGAATCCTCGCGGATTGGTGTCTATCAGGCCTCCAAGGCGCTCACCGACAACGTGAGCATCGTCACCTTCGCGAAGACGGAGACGAAAAACAAAGGTCAGACGAAAACCATCGTGGTGAAGAACACCGGATCCGCCGTTTTGGACCGCCTTGCGATCTCCGTCAGCGGTCCGAAGTCCAAGGATTTCGTCGTGAGTCCGACTTCCCTTGCCCCGCTGGCGCCTGGTGCTTCCGCGTCCTTCAATGTCTCATTCAGGCCAACTGAGCCGAAAAAAGGCAAACAGCGTGACGCGGTGATCAACATCTCCAGCAACGATTACGCGACAGGCCAGTTCCAGGTCCTTCTCGCCGGCAACAGCGATCCGGTCAAAAAGGCGAAAGCCCAGGCTGCCACCACTCTGGCACAAGCGGCCTCACCTTCCGGAATCACCCGATTCTCCGTGGCGGATCCTGCCGGTGCTTCGGTGACCTTGAAGGCAACCGCCGGTGTGGAAGTCATTTCCGGGAAAAAATACCGTTCGCTCACCATCACGAAAAACGCGGGAGTGAGTGGCACGGTCGAGGTTTCATCCAACCTGCTGGATTGGTACAGTGGTAAAAAGCACACCACTGTCCTGATCGACAACGCGACAACCCTCAAGGTGCGTGACAACACTCCGTTCACCTCGGATTCCAAGCGCTACATCCGCCTGAGATAA
- a CDS encoding Gfo/Idh/MocA family protein, with the protein MSDINIAIVGLGFGAEFIPIYQRLKGVNMYAICQRTQSKLDEVGDKYGIGKRYVSYDDLLADPDVHAVHINSPIPDHAEQSIKALKAGKHVACTVPMATSVEDCKKIVDLVKETGLKYMMMETVLYAREFLFMKELYDNGELGKIQFIKASHQQDMDGWPGYWPGLPPMYYATHCVGPALGLTRDEAEYVSCFGSGTIREEMHSCYGSPFAVQTTHIKFKNSDLSAQVYRSLFDVARQYRESIEVYGDKKSVEWPLVEHQPLVIHTAKLPEPEIPSEVETPDFAKYLPEEIQLFTKGGVYGGDTGEDHLSFTQGAGHGGSHPHLVHQFVKMLQSGEDSYPNAVESANITCTGILAHESALNGGELIRLPEWTHRG; encoded by the coding sequence ATGTCAGATATCAACATCGCCATCGTCGGCCTCGGCTTCGGAGCCGAGTTCATCCCCATCTACCAGCGTCTCAAGGGCGTGAACATGTATGCCATCTGCCAGCGCACGCAGTCCAAGCTGGACGAGGTGGGCGACAAGTACGGCATCGGGAAGCGCTACGTTTCCTACGATGACCTGCTTGCGGACCCGGACGTGCACGCGGTGCACATCAATTCGCCGATCCCCGACCACGCGGAGCAATCCATCAAGGCGCTGAAGGCCGGGAAACACGTTGCCTGCACCGTGCCGATGGCCACCAGCGTGGAGGACTGCAAGAAGATCGTGGATCTGGTGAAGGAGACGGGACTCAAGTACATGATGATGGAAACGGTGCTTTACGCACGCGAGTTCCTTTTCATGAAGGAGCTCTACGACAATGGCGAACTGGGCAAAATCCAGTTCATCAAGGCCTCCCACCAGCAGGACATGGACGGCTGGCCGGGCTACTGGCCGGGTCTCCCGCCGATGTACTACGCCACCCATTGCGTCGGACCGGCGCTCGGCCTCACGCGGGATGAGGCGGAGTATGTCTCCTGCTTCGGCTCCGGCACCATCCGCGAGGAAATGCACTCGTGCTACGGCTCGCCGTTCGCCGTGCAGACCACGCACATCAAGTTCAAGAACAGCGACCTCTCGGCACAGGTTTACCGTTCGCTCTTCGACGTGGCGCGCCAGTACCGCGAGTCCATCGAGGTATACGGCGACAAGAAGTCCGTCGAGTGGCCGTTGGTCGAACACCAGCCGCTGGTGATCCACACCGCGAAACTGCCCGAGCCGGAAATCCCGTCCGAAGTCGAGACTCCGGATTTCGCGAAATATCTGCCGGAGGAGATCCAGCTCTTCACCAAGGGCGGCGTCTATGGCGGCGATACGGGCGAGGACCACCTCTCCTTCACTCAAGGCGCCGGCCACGGCGGCTCGCACCCCCACCTCGTGCATCAGTTCGTCAAAATGCTCCAGAGCGGCGAGGATTCCTATCCGAACGCCGTCGAGAGCGCGAACATCACCTGTACGGGCATCCTCGCCCATGAGTCCGCGCTCAACGGTGGCGAGCTCATCCGTCTGCCCGAGTGGACGCACCGCGGCTGA
- a CDS encoding sugar phosphate isomerase/epimerase family protein, with product MSLLFGASTWLWTSPFRSTDVALLENIAALGFKSVELPIEDPALVDAKALRPVLEDLGLAVHVCGAFGPGRDLTHSDASVRESARSYISACLDIAADLGAGFLAGPMYSEVGKARQLSEDERRREWDLAVSELKKVSADAGGRGLSIALEPINRFETDLVNTTADSLRMIRDIDHPAAKVMIDTFHMTIEESDIGAAIRAAGKDLIHVQVSENHRGVTGTGLTPWTSFRDALRDIGYSGSVVIESFTPDNRDLAGAVCIWKRFTPTQDEFASRGLAFLRQLFA from the coding sequence ATGTCTCTTCTCTTTGGTGCCAGCACGTGGCTGTGGACTTCGCCGTTCCGCTCGACGGATGTGGCGTTGCTGGAAAACATCGCCGCGCTTGGCTTCAAATCCGTGGAATTGCCAATCGAAGACCCGGCGCTGGTGGATGCGAAGGCTCTGCGCCCGGTGCTGGAGGATCTCGGCCTGGCGGTCCACGTCTGCGGAGCTTTCGGCCCCGGACGGGATCTTACCCATTCCGATGCCTCCGTGCGGGAATCGGCGAGGAGCTATATCTCCGCCTGCCTCGACATCGCTGCGGACCTTGGCGCGGGATTTCTCGCGGGACCCATGTATTCCGAAGTCGGCAAAGCCCGGCAGCTTTCCGAGGACGAGCGCAGGCGTGAATGGGATCTCGCGGTGTCCGAATTGAAAAAAGTTTCCGCCGACGCGGGCGGACGCGGTCTGTCGATCGCGCTGGAGCCGATCAACCGCTTCGAGACGGATCTGGTGAACACCACCGCCGATTCTCTGCGGATGATCCGCGACATCGACCACCCGGCCGCGAAGGTGATGATCGACACCTTCCACATGACCATCGAGGAGTCCGACATCGGTGCCGCGATCCGCGCGGCCGGCAAGGATCTCATCCATGTGCAGGTGAGCGAGAACCACCGCGGAGTGACAGGCACCGGCCTGACCCCCTGGACATCCTTCCGTGACGCCTTGCGCGACATCGGTTACAGTGGATCGGTCGTGATCGAGTCATTCACCCCGGACAACCGCGACCTTGCCGGAGCGGTGTGCATCTGGAAACGTTTCACTCCGACCCAGGACGAGTTCGCCTCCCGCGGGCTCGCATTCCTCCGGCAACTTTTCGCCTGA
- a CDS encoding AraC family transcriptional regulator has product MTPEEQRREWTEQLPPGQFRHLFDHLPGTLFFAKDREGRLMAGNPAFVKRCGFTLEKELIGITDSVIFPPRMAEKFRKDDEQVLSTGKPLLGIIELFPNREGKPEWFITDKLPLLNTAGKICGLCGTVRSYEAQRAAMQPYLELASVADHLKIHFREKLDVPALAKMAHMSVRQFERKFRATFQMTPQEYMIRMRVIEACDLLVRTNLPVTTVALDAGFYDHSDFARQFRRQMGQTASQYRLERRVEVPVQVLKVR; this is encoded by the coding sequence ATGACTCCGGAGGAACAGCGCAGGGAATGGACGGAACAACTGCCGCCGGGACAGTTCCGGCACTTGTTCGACCATCTGCCCGGCACCTTGTTTTTCGCGAAAGACCGCGAGGGCAGATTGATGGCGGGGAATCCGGCCTTCGTGAAACGCTGTGGTTTCACGTTGGAGAAGGAGCTGATCGGCATCACGGACAGCGTGATTTTTCCGCCCCGGATGGCGGAGAAATTCCGCAAGGACGACGAGCAGGTGCTTTCCACGGGGAAGCCGTTGCTGGGGATCATCGAGCTGTTCCCGAACCGCGAGGGCAAGCCCGAGTGGTTCATCACGGACAAGCTGCCGCTGTTGAACACGGCGGGGAAGATCTGCGGACTGTGCGGCACCGTGCGGAGCTACGAAGCCCAGCGCGCGGCCATGCAGCCCTATCTCGAACTGGCCAGCGTGGCGGATCACTTGAAAATCCACTTCCGGGAGAAGCTGGATGTGCCGGCCCTGGCAAAGATGGCGCACATGTCGGTGCGGCAGTTCGAGAGGAAATTCCGTGCGACCTTCCAGATGACGCCTCAGGAATACATGATCCGGATGCGGGTGATCGAGGCATGTGACCTGTTGGTCCGGACCAACCTGCCGGTGACGACGGTCGCGCTGGACGCCGGATTTTACGATCACAGCGATTTCGCCCGGCAGTTCCGCAGGCAGATGGGACAGACCGCCAGCCAGTACCGCTTGGAGCGGCGGGTGGAGGTGCCGGTGCAGGTGCTGAAGGTGAGGTGA
- a CDS encoding PVC-type heme-binding CxxCH protein, producing the protein MKKLLLLPLAVLAAAIGVSQTSKQSATVEPRHVQILFLGAPTANGPAHDPVERYRVLKKALGTDGIALTYTQDLADLNRTTLDQYDGLMLYGNWKQNEPMDPSQEKALLSYVEDGHAFLPIHCASACFGGSEAFVKLVGGRFKSHETGVFKTTIAAPQHPIMRGYEGFETWDETYVHDRLNDDRTVLQLREKEPWTWVRDQGKGKVFYTAYGHDMRCWDQPEFHELLRRAILWSVGGDVRAKLTAMKLPTLEQEKVILPGYRERKTITEAQKPLSPADSLKLAQVPNGFDISLFASEPDIVNPIQFAWDHKGRAYVIETVDYPNNLQSGNLGHDRIHICEDTNGDGKADKFTLFADKLSIPASAVFANGGLIVTNCSEILFLQDTDGDDKADVRKVLFTGFNTGDTHAGVSNLRYGFDNWIYATIGYSGFKGTVGGKEHSFSTGFFRFKPDGSALEFLQNTTNNTWGLGFTSDFDILGSTANGNPSWYYTFAKDLYAKAGLPQPKTPNEDGNPKFFPASMDIRQVDQMDRYTAAAGHAFYTSERFPAEYRERVAFVTEATGKLVGQFDITAKGAGYVSKQLPNNLYSSADAWSGPVAAETGPDGAVWIADWYNLIIQHNPTPNKNSAGFDAKNGKGNAYESPIRNDSYGRILRVYPTGSKNDVYPKLDPKNLDSLLPALNHPNQFWRLTAQRLIVESGSQTAAAKLKEIVKTNSSSRAALHAVYALQSLGALDTETIKTALASTSRGVRRAGILNAPKDGTLAAAFEEKGAIAAHDPRELAEIFVALSQTTPSESTGKALRATLVAQKDVILDDATLNAAWQAAARNHAAGVLAANTADPATATKNAAPVNLLKDPGFEGPALGVWSLRPYRVDRPGTVEISIAPGGRNGGTALKITSPFPADIGAGADIPVKPNTRYRFGGWIRTENLENKGGRGALFNVHGGETSQTTSGTSDWKEFSLEFNSGSQSQVLLHCLFGGYGGGTGTAYYDDLYLEALGGGDISGSIDAVAKFHAAAGAPPVAVKEIVRKNKPDPAVHERGLAVYNMTCIACHGPDGKGVAGAFPPLDGSPFVTGDPSVPARVVILGLQGPIEVAGQKFESIMPPLTDLKDDQIADVVTYVRQTWSNDAPAVTADTVKQIRAKWGNHGKMLTAPELK; encoded by the coding sequence ATGAAAAAACTTCTACTGCTCCCTCTCGCCGTCCTGGCCGCCGCGATCGGCGTCTCACAGACGTCGAAGCAATCCGCCACCGTCGAGCCACGGCACGTCCAGATCCTCTTCCTCGGCGCTCCCACCGCGAACGGTCCCGCCCATGATCCCGTCGAGCGCTACCGCGTCTTGAAAAAAGCGCTGGGCACCGATGGCATCGCCCTCACCTACACCCAGGATCTCGCGGACCTGAACCGCACCACGCTCGATCAATACGACGGCCTCATGCTCTATGGAAACTGGAAGCAGAACGAGCCGATGGACCCGTCCCAGGAAAAGGCGCTCCTCTCTTATGTCGAGGATGGCCATGCGTTCCTGCCGATCCACTGTGCCTCCGCCTGCTTCGGCGGCTCGGAAGCTTTCGTGAAGCTCGTCGGCGGCCGTTTCAAATCCCACGAAACCGGTGTCTTCAAGACCACCATCGCCGCGCCGCAGCACCCCATCATGCGCGGTTACGAAGGGTTCGAGACATGGGACGAAACCTACGTCCACGACCGCCTCAATGACGACCGCACCGTTCTCCAGCTTCGTGAGAAAGAGCCCTGGACCTGGGTCCGCGACCAAGGAAAAGGCAAGGTTTTCTACACCGCCTACGGCCACGACATGCGCTGCTGGGACCAGCCCGAGTTTCATGAACTCCTCCGCCGCGCCATCCTTTGGAGCGTCGGTGGCGACGTCCGGGCGAAACTCACGGCGATGAAGCTTCCCACACTGGAACAGGAAAAGGTCATCCTCCCCGGCTACCGCGAGCGCAAGACCATCACCGAGGCACAGAAGCCCCTTTCCCCCGCGGATTCGTTGAAACTCGCACAGGTTCCCAACGGCTTCGACATCTCCCTCTTCGCCAGCGAGCCGGACATCGTCAACCCCATCCAGTTCGCATGGGACCACAAGGGCCGCGCCTACGTCATCGAGACCGTGGACTACCCGAACAACCTCCAGTCCGGCAATCTCGGCCATGACCGCATCCATATCTGCGAAGACACCAATGGCGACGGCAAAGCCGACAAGTTCACCCTCTTCGCCGACAAGCTTTCCATCCCGGCGTCCGCCGTCTTTGCGAACGGAGGCCTCATCGTGACGAATTGCTCGGAGATTCTCTTCCTCCAGGATACGGATGGCGATGACAAGGCGGACGTCCGCAAGGTCCTCTTCACCGGCTTCAACACCGGAGACACCCACGCCGGCGTGTCGAACCTCCGCTACGGCTTCGACAACTGGATCTACGCCACCATCGGCTACTCCGGTTTCAAGGGGACTGTCGGAGGAAAAGAGCATTCATTCTCCACCGGATTCTTCCGCTTCAAGCCTGACGGCAGCGCGCTCGAATTCCTGCAGAACACCACCAACAACACCTGGGGCCTCGGCTTCACCTCCGACTTCGACATCCTGGGCTCCACCGCGAACGGCAACCCTTCGTGGTATTACACTTTCGCCAAGGACCTCTACGCGAAGGCCGGACTGCCGCAGCCGAAGACTCCCAACGAAGATGGAAATCCCAAGTTTTTCCCCGCTTCCATGGACATCCGCCAGGTGGACCAGATGGACCGCTACACCGCCGCCGCGGGACACGCGTTCTATACTTCCGAGCGCTTCCCCGCCGAGTATCGCGAGCGTGTCGCCTTCGTGACCGAAGCCACCGGCAAACTTGTCGGCCAGTTCGACATCACCGCGAAAGGCGCCGGCTATGTTTCCAAACAACTCCCGAACAACCTCTACTCCAGCGCCGACGCATGGTCCGGTCCCGTAGCTGCGGAAACCGGACCGGACGGTGCCGTCTGGATCGCTGATTGGTACAACCTCATCATCCAGCACAACCCGACGCCGAACAAAAATTCCGCCGGTTTCGACGCCAAGAACGGCAAGGGCAATGCCTATGAATCCCCCATCCGGAACGATTCCTATGGCCGCATCCTCCGTGTCTACCCCACCGGATCGAAAAACGACGTCTACCCCAAACTGGACCCGAAAAACCTCGACTCCCTTCTCCCCGCGCTGAATCACCCGAACCAGTTCTGGCGCCTCACCGCCCAGCGGCTGATCGTCGAGTCCGGTTCTCAAACCGCCGCGGCGAAGCTCAAGGAAATCGTGAAGACCAACAGCTCCAGCCGTGCCGCGCTCCACGCCGTTTACGCGCTCCAGAGCCTCGGCGCGCTGGATACCGAAACCATCAAGACCGCGCTCGCCTCCACCAGCCGTGGCGTCCGCCGCGCGGGCATCCTCAACGCACCGAAGGACGGAACCCTCGCCGCCGCCTTCGAGGAAAAGGGAGCCATCGCCGCCCACGACCCTCGCGAACTGGCGGAAATCTTCGTCGCCCTTTCCCAGACCACCCCCTCTGAAAGCACTGGCAAGGCGCTCCGCGCCACCCTCGTCGCCCAGAAAGACGTGATCCTCGATGACGCCACCCTGAATGCCGCGTGGCAGGCCGCCGCCCGCAACCACGCCGCCGGAGTGCTCGCCGCCAACACCGCGGATCCCGCCACCGCCACCAAGAACGCGGCACCGGTGAACCTGCTCAAGGACCCCGGCTTCGAAGGCCCCGCCCTCGGCGTCTGGAGCCTCCGTCCCTACCGGGTGGACCGTCCCGGCACCGTAGAAATCAGCATCGCTCCGGGCGGGCGGAACGGCGGCACCGCCTTGAAAATCACCTCACCTTTCCCTGCGGACATCGGTGCAGGCGCGGACATCCCGGTCAAGCCGAACACCCGCTACCGGTTCGGCGGCTGGATCCGCACGGAAAACCTCGAGAACAAAGGCGGGCGGGGAGCGCTCTTCAACGTCCATGGCGGGGAGACCAGCCAGACCACCAGCGGAACATCCGACTGGAAGGAATTCAGCCTCGAGTTCAACAGCGGCAGCCAATCCCAGGTTCTTCTCCACTGCCTCTTCGGCGGCTACGGCGGCGGCACCGGCACCGCTTATTATGACGACCTCTACCTCGAAGCCCTCGGCGGCGGAGACATCAGCGGCTCCATCGACGCGGTCGCGAAATTCCACGCGGCGGCAGGCGCGCCGCCTGTCGCGGTGAAGGAGATCGTCCGCAAGAACAAGCCGGATCCAGCCGTGCACGAGCGTGGCCTCGCGGTTTACAACATGACCTGCATCGCCTGCCACGGTCCCGATGGCAAGGGCGTCGCCGGAGCATTTCCTCCACTCGACGGCTCTCCTTTCGTCACCGGCGATCCATCGGTTCCGGCCCGGGTCGTCATCCTCGGACTCCAAGGCCCTATCGAAGTCGCGGGCCAGAAATTCGAGAGCATCATGCCGCCGCTCACGGACCTCAAGGACGACCAGATCGCCGACGTGGTCACCTACGTCCGCCAGACCTGGAGCAACGACGCCCCCGCCGTGACAGCCGACACCGTGAAGCAGATCCGCGCCAAGTGGGGCAACCACGGCAAGATGCTCACCGCGCCGGAACTGAAGTAA